The stretch of DNA AAATAATAGATGAAATACTGAAATAGGATAATATAGTAGGAAGTAAGGTATAGTCAGTTAAATACCTTTCTGTTTATTCCATATACCCTACATCAATTTAATTTATTCCCATTTTGTATTGTCGATTTCATTCTCGGATTTTGCTACGATTGTTGTACCTACGGTATCACCCATAACATTCACTAAGGTTCTACCCATGTCCAAAATAGCGTCAATTCCCAATATCATGGCATATGCTGCAGCTACTGAAGGGTTTTCCAAAGATATGCCTATACTTGCAAGAACCATTGCTAACATGATAGGCCCTGCACCAGGAACACCTGCTGTACCTATTGAAGCTAATAAAGCTGTTAAAACAACAACCATTTGCTGTTCAAAGCCCAAAGGCATTCCGATTGCATTTGCAATGAATAAAACACATACACCCTGGTATATTGCTGTACCATCCATATTTAAAGTTGTACCTAATGGCAATGTAAATGAATAGATTGACTTAGATACGCCCAAATTTTCGTCCGCTACTTCCATTGTAACTGGTAAGGTACCACTTGAGCTCCTTGTTACAAAAGAAGTTACGATTACATCTTTTACTTTGTTAAAGAATTTTAAAGGGCTAAATTTGAATACTTTAAGTAGTAATCCGTAAACAACGAATATTTGTAGTGCATAACCTGCAAATATAACTGATGTAATACCAAATAATGAATAAATAGCAGTACTTCCTTGAGTACCCATAACATACGCCATAAGCGCGAAAACACCTATTGGAGCATATTGCATAACACCCTTAACTACTAAGTACATAGCTTCGGCTAATGCCTCAAACATTTTAAAAAATGTTTTCGCAGAGCTTGATATCCTTTCATTATCACTATCAATAAGGTAACTTAAAGCTACACCCAATATTACTGAGAAGAAGATTGTAGGTAAAACCTGTCCTGAAGCAATAGCTGAAAATGGATTTGTTGGTACAATATTTAAGAATGTGTCCAATAAAGAAGGTGCTTGTTTAACAGTCATTGTTGCGGTATCTGCTGCCAATTGTAAGCCAATACCTGGTTGGAATATATTTCCGAGTGCTAAACCAATGATTACGGCAAAAGCTGAAGTTAACAAATAAAACAATACTATTTTTAAACCTACTCTTTCTAACCTTGCAGGGCTAATGCTTGCAGAACCCATAATAATTGTGGAGACTATAATGGGAATAACTAACATTTTTAAAAGACGTATAAATAAATCCCCGAGTGGTTTTAAAAATGCTATAGACTCGCCGAATAATATACCTGCAATTGTACCTAAAATAAGTCCAATGAGTATTTTATTTAAAACTGGGTAGTCTAAATACGCTTTTAGTAAATTCATAATATCACCGTAGTTTTAAAGTTGTTACATATTAAGTTGTTAATTATTTAGGATTGATTGCTAATTATTTAATATTAGCTAGTAGTTATTTGATTAATTAGATAGTTAAATAGTTATGGAAAATACTACATAGTAAATATTCGTTTAAAATTAAAATTAAAATTAAACATTTAGAACAACTTTTAGAATAGTATGTTAATAAATTAAAATTTTAAAAACTGAATATCAAATAAAAGTATAACTTATATTTTATATTAAAGTTGTTATTTGAATTAAAATAATCAATATATCCCAATATCGCTATATTGTTATATCAATATAATATTATCAATAAATTTAATAACGTTCTCAAAAACTTAATAGATTGATTTTTATAATACTTTAGATATAATAATGATTTGCATAATAAGAATTTATGCAAGTATTGTAATTAAATAATTATTTGTTAATTTATAGATAATGGAATAGAAATTTAAAATATGAATTGTACTAAAAAATACTTGTAAGCCTATTGTGCAATATGTATACACCACTATGAAGTAGTGAGTTAATCAATCATTGGCATGTCGATAAATTCGACTTATGTCCATTAGTATTATCCTCACTTCTTTATTAAAATACCAAATATAAATAAATTATAACATATATAATATTGATACATGACTAAATAAATTTAATAGATACTTAGCTAATTTTTTTAAATAATTAAAAACAGAGAGATCTTTACCTTTAGAGGTGTTTTAATGGATAATATAATAATCTGGGTTGTTATATCCGGCTATTTATTGTTAATGTTGTTCGTAAGTTTATACGCAAAAAGATTTATCAAAAGTTCAACCGATTTTTTACTAGCAGGTCGTAATTTAGGAATATTTTTAACAACTGCGACTTTAGCAGCTACACACTACGGTGGAGGCTTCATATTGGGTGGTGCTGAACACGGTGTTATGTCTGGTTTGGGTGGTATCTGGTACGGCTTCGCTTGCGGTTTCGGTCTTTTATTACTAGGTTTATTCCTTGCAAAGCCAATGAGAGCTTTAGCATTGTTTACAGTTCCGGAAGTTTTAGAATTAAGGTACAACTGTAGAAATATAAGGTATATATCCGCATTTTTATCATTAGTGGCATTAATTGGAATTATTGCTGCTTTAGTTACTGGTGCTTCATCAGTTTTCCAAGTACTCGGTATTGACCCATTCTGGGGTGCCATAATATCCACAATCATATTTATTGCATATACTGCAGCATCTGGTTTATGGGCTGTTGCATTAACCGACTTCATACAAGTTATTATTGGTAGCATTGGGGTTATATTAGCTACAGCGTTAGCATTTATGAAAGTTGGGGGCGTAAATGGAATATCAACCGGATTACAAGCATTGCAAAAAGCTAACGTTTTACCAATATCTGCAGACCAGTACTTTAACTTTGGTTCAGCGGGAATCGGAACTATTGCGCTTATTTTAGCAGGTACTACAATGTACACCTTGATAGGTCAAGATTTCTACCAGAGATTATTTGCTGCTAAAAACGAAGTAGTTGCTAAAAACGGTGCTATAATTGCAGGTGTTTTATTGATGATCTTATCATTTTTACCAGCTTTAGCAGGTATGGCTGCGTTAGTTTTATCAAATGACCCAGCTGCAATACTTGCAAGTCCTAAAACAGCTATTCCTCAACTTATGATTACCGTATTCGGTAGTGGAGTAGGTGCTTTATTCTTGGCTGCAATATTAGCTGCTGTTATGAGTACGTCAGATTCTTTGTTGACTGCTTCAACATCACACATTGTAAAGGACTTCTACCAGCCAAACAATCCAGATGTGGACGATAAAAAGATATTAAACTTATCAATTTTAAGTACCATATTAGTTGGTATTTTTGCATTAATCGTGTCATTAAAATTCGATAGCATTCTTACTTTAATGGTTTATTCATACGACGTTTATACCTCTGGTGTGTTCATACCATTGATTTTGGGTTTAGTTTGGAAAAGAGCTACCAAAGAAGGTGCTTTATCAGGAATGGTTATAGGCAGCCTTGTAAGTGCAGGTTTAATCTACGCTAGAGAAGCTAATATCTTTACAAACATTGTAGGTGGACCTTGGGAACTTATCTATGCAGGTAGTGCCTTAGTTTCATTAATTGTAATGGTTATCGTTAGTTTAATGACAAAACCTCAACCAATTAGCCCTAAATTAAAAGAAGCATTCCATAAAATTCAATAAATGATTTGAATTTTTATTTTTATTTTTATTTTTTGAATATCCTATTATTAAAATACAAGTAGCTATTTTTATATATTTAAAATTACTATCAT from Methanococcus voltae encodes:
- a CDS encoding sodium:solute symporter family protein, producing the protein MDNIIIWVVISGYLLLMLFVSLYAKRFIKSSTDFLLAGRNLGIFLTTATLAATHYGGGFILGGAEHGVMSGLGGIWYGFACGFGLLLLGLFLAKPMRALALFTVPEVLELRYNCRNIRYISAFLSLVALIGIIAALVTGASSVFQVLGIDPFWGAIISTIIFIAYTAASGLWAVALTDFIQVIIGSIGVILATALAFMKVGGVNGISTGLQALQKANVLPISADQYFNFGSAGIGTIALILAGTTMYTLIGQDFYQRLFAAKNEVVAKNGAIIAGVLLMILSFLPALAGMAALVLSNDPAAILASPKTAIPQLMITVFGSGVGALFLAAILAAVMSTSDSLLTASTSHIVKDFYQPNNPDVDDKKILNLSILSTILVGIFALIVSLKFDSILTLMVYSYDVYTSGVFIPLILGLVWKRATKEGALSGMVIGSLVSAGLIYAREANIFTNIVGGPWELIYAGSALVSLIVMVIVSLMTKPQPISPKLKEAFHKIQ
- a CDS encoding dicarboxylate/amino acid:cation symporter — translated: MNLLKAYLDYPVLNKILIGLILGTIAGILFGESIAFLKPLGDLFIRLLKMLVIPIIVSTIIMGSASISPARLERVGLKIVLFYLLTSAFAVIIGLALGNIFQPGIGLQLAADTATMTVKQAPSLLDTFLNIVPTNPFSAIASGQVLPTIFFSVILGVALSYLIDSDNERISSSAKTFFKMFEALAEAMYLVVKGVMQYAPIGVFALMAYVMGTQGSTAIYSLFGITSVIFAGYALQIFVVYGLLLKVFKFSPLKFFNKVKDVIVTSFVTRSSSGTLPVTMEVADENLGVSKSIYSFTLPLGTTLNMDGTAIYQGVCVLFIANAIGMPLGFEQQMVVVLTALLASIGTAGVPGAGPIMLAMVLASIGISLENPSVAAAYAMILGIDAILDMGRTLVNVMGDTVGTTIVAKSENEIDNTKWE